The following nucleotide sequence is from Candidatus Schekmanbacteria bacterium.
TCGATGCTGAAAGCAAAAACTTCCGGCACCGGCAATTTATGATTTTTCAAAAGCCTTTGAATATCCAAATAATCCTTTAAGCTGTTATCTTCACGATTAGGATAAATCATTAGAATAGAGTTCTTAATCTGACTTTTTTCATAATACTTGATACGAACAAAATTTCTCTCAGAGGCATCACCCTTTAAAAGAAAATAAGAAGGAGCTTTAGGAGGTAATCTGAATAGTTTTGAAAGAACTTTTTCAGAGAGCAAGAAGTATTCCTCTATTATTTAAAGATTGAGTTCTTTCAAAAGGGATTCCAACTCTCTTTTGGCGCCAGTCTTGATAGAAGCCCCATGACTTGGGAATATTGCTTCAAAATGATAATTCATAAGTTTTTTTAAACTTTTTAAAGCCAAATCATAATCTGCACAAAACTCCTTTGAAGGAGGATTCAATGGTTTTTTATTTTCTCCACCCATTGCGCCTTTTCCCAAAATGCAGTCCCCGGCAATAAGCACAATATCCTTTACAAGCAAACAGATGCTCCCCTTTGTATGTCCCTCCAAATGTATTACGTCTATTTCTTCATTAAAGTGCTGCCCATCTTCGAGGACTATATCAACTTGGCATGGTGTACAGTCGAAATGATGATGAAACTCCTGTGGAATCATTTCAGGTTTAGGCAGAAATTCCCTACCCTCGATTACAGGCACATCATCTTTATGTGCAGCCAATGGAACATTTAATTCATCTTTGAGTTGTGCGGCATTGCCAATATGATCACCGTGACAATGAGTGCAAATTATGACATCAACCTTGAAGCCATTATTCTTCAAAAATTTCATTATTGTTGAACGGGAACCCTTTCTTAAAAGATTGAGCTGTTCATCTGAAAAGGGCATATTGTTTGCGGCAAAAAAATCAATAACTTCTTTCGACATTGGCTTCAAGCCGGTATCAACCAAGACCTTTTCAAACATTCCATCGATATAAAATGCGCGGCTCAAACCCAAATCTATCTCAAATACTCCGTGATGGCTCATCAAATATCCCTTAAATTAAAAAGGCAGGAGATATATTATACTAATCTCCTGCCCTATTTTACAATTATTAGGCAATTTTTTTCAAAATTTACCCTTTAATCAATACTATAAATTATGAACTTTTCAGAGGTTCGAGCGCCTTTAATGCCATCTGAAGAAAGGGTTTTGGTGTAATTTCTTTTACACATTCCAAAAAGATTTCCTCTGTTACATCTCCACCTTCTCCACAC
It contains:
- a CDS encoding MBL fold metallo-hydrolase, yielding MSHHGVFEIDLGLSRAFYIDGMFEKVLVDTGLKPMSKEVIDFFAANNMPFSDEQLNLLRKGSRSTIMKFLKNNGFKVDVIICTHCHGDHIGNAAQLKDELNVPLAAHKDDVPVIEGREFLPKPEMIPQEFHHHFDCTPCQVDIVLEDGQHFNEEIDVIHLEGHTKGSICLLVKDIVLIAGDCILGKGAMGGENKKPLNPPSKEFCADYDLALKSLKKLMNYHFEAIFPSHGASIKTGAKRELESLLKELNL